CCATAACCGTAGTCGTTCAGCCATTGGGCGAAGCGCAGCCGTACGCTGTCGCGGTCACTGGTGGTATTGCCATTCAGGAAGTCCAGGTGACGCTTGACGGTAGCGTCATCATACCAGGCGCCGATACCGGCTTCTGCGAGCTGTTGCCAGGGAAACTTCGGGCCGGGATCAATTTTCCACTGTGGGATAATGTCACCGTGGCCGACGACACGGGTCGGCGTAATGTCCGGGTAGCGCGCCAGAATATCCTTGGAGAGCGCGATAACCAGCTCCATCTGCTTAGGATCGAAGTCGGGAAAAAAACAGACTGCTTCTGTTTCCGCTTCCGGGGTGGATTCCGCGGGCGGGTGGCAGTGGCTTTTGTTGACGATTTCGATACCAATCGAGTGGTCGTTCAGCTGACTGCGATCTTCCCAGATACTTGGGCCCGCGTGCCAGGCCCGGCGCGTCTCATCCACCAGTTGATACACCCGAAGATCTTCATGGGGGTAGCTTGGGTCGTCACTTTCAGGAACCAGGTAGTGCGAACTGACCGGCGAGGAACTTGGTTGGGTGAGAACCCGTAATGACGTATCGAAGTCAATCGCCGTGAAGTGCATGACCAGAAAGCGAACGCGCTCGCTGGCGTTTTGCGATTCGACCACTTCAATTTTATAGGCATCGCTCTGGTGATTGAGGCCGGCACTGGTGCCAACACAACCGAAATTGAAAAGCGAAGCGGATGCCGCGGTGGCGAGTAGCGCGGCTCGCCCCAGTGTCTGTTTTATTATATTTGACATAGTGAATCCTTCAGTCGAATGCCCGAGTCAAAGTCCTTAGCAGGGATTGTGGTGATTTTTACCAGCCCGTCGTTGGAGGTCATGCGGTGGATATAGCGGCCTCCCCCCAGGGCGATACCGACGTGTGTCAGTACGCCTTCGGCCCAATCGCCATAGGTGTTTTTCAGGAAAACCAGGTCACCGGGCTGTAGAGCTTCGATCGAAGCGATTTTTTGACCAAATTCATCGGAAGCCAGTGAGTCTACATGCTCGGGCAGCAACTCATCGTCCGGTCCCAGTAGATGTTTGTCCCAAGGGTTTTGTGTTTCCAGTGTGGCAAAATGCTCACCGCAGGCGGCCACCAGAATTTCCCGTGTCCAGTTCATGCACTGCTCCGCCGTGCCGACCCGGTACTCGCGGTTCTCCCAGGGCAAGGCCTCCACCACGAGTTTTTCGGCCATGGTGGCAGTGGGCTCCGAAGCAGCTGGGCTGATGTGTGCGGTTGTGCTTTTTACTGGCGTTGCACCCGCTTCCGGAGATGTTGCCTGTTCACAGCCATTGAGCGTGAATGAGGCCGCTAAGATAAGCAAAGGAAAAAGTCTATTCATGGTGTCTGAACTTCCACACAGTTATTGTTTCTCTCGGTGTCCGGTGTGATCCACATCGGGTCGATGCATGCTCCGGAGAGCGTTCCAGGGTACGGCAGCTGAAGGGCCAATCGACCATCCTGCGCCCGCATCCAGGTTTGCGCCGGCACGTTCAACATCCGCTGACTGCCATCTTTAAAGGAAAGCGCCAAGGGAATCGGTAGCAGACCCTCCCCGTGATTAACGATCTCGAATGTGTACCACTTCACCGTTTCACCCGTATGAGGCTCGTGTGCTGTCGGTAACGATACAGAAGCAAAGCTGCGTTTCTTGGTATAGGGATCCGCGAGCTCGGGCAACTGATCGACGACGAAATCTTGAATGCCGCCGACGGTATAGGCGAGTGCATCGGGTGCGGGCAAATCCGCGCGGGATATCGGTAGCGCCTGATCAGCGAGGCTAATCTGGCGGATGCCGAGGTCGATGGTGTGATTCTGGTAAAACCAACTGCGCCAGAACCAGCTGAGATCAGTACCGGCTGCCGTTTCCATCGCCCGGAAAAAGTCCCCGGGTGTCGGGCGCTTGCCTTGCCAGTGGTGCGCAAAATCCGCCAGTGCCGGATCGAATACGTCTGCCCCCAAAACAAGGTGTCGCAGGACATTCAAAAGGCTTGCTGTCTTGTTGTAAGCGTTATCAATTTTCCGGTGCAGGGAATCGGCGCTACTCATAACCGGCTGGCTGATGGCGTCACTGGTGTATTTCGCCACCGAGCGGGGTTCGCCGTAAATAACGTCGAAATTGACTTCCCAGCTATGTTCCGCGCGATATTCGATAAAGCTGACCAGCCCCTCATCCAACCACGCCCATTCCCGCTCATCCGTATTGATACGCATGGGAATATAGTTGTGGCCCACCTCATGAATCACTGTGCCGATGAAATCGTATTTGGTGAGTTTGTCCCAGGCCGGCAGCTCCCCATTGAATGCCGATCGCTCGGGTCGGGTGGCAATAGTTGCAAGGCCGGGGTACTCCATACCGAAGCCAGCGGCATTGACGATACTGATATCGGTCGCGTTCAGGGGAAACAGCGCGGCATCGAATGTGGTGAGCGTGTGATTAATGGCAGCCAGCCCAAATTGCTCCCACAGCGGTGCTGCCTCGCGGGGATAAAATTGCTGCAATCTGCGTCCGCGTGCGTCGCGCTTTACCTGCCACAGGAAAGCGGGCGAGGTACTGAACGCAAAATCGCGCAGGTCATCGCCGGAAAATTCCCACCGAACGAATTCCTGTGAGTGCTCGCTACGCTGCTGTTGCGCCTGACTGTGGCTGACAATATGTGTTGCGGTCGGTGAAATGCCCTTCCAGCGAGCTAGTTGCTCTCGAGTCAGGACGGCCGATGCATTTTGCAGTGATCCACTTGCGGCCACGACGTAATTAGCCGGTACCGAAATATTCACTTTATAGTTGCCAAACTCGGTGGAAAACTCTCCCTGCTGCAGGAACGGTTTGAGCTGCCAGCCTGCGTAATCGGTGTAGGCGACCGCGCGGGGAAACCACTGTGCAGCGACATAAATGGGAGCACCGTCGTCAAGGCGTTCGTATCCGCTACGCGCACCAGTGGCCACTTTGTCGTGTAGAGACAGTGCCCATTCGATTTTCAGCGACTTGCGGGAATCGGGTGACAGCTCATGAGGCAGGAATACCTGCAGATGCGTGTCGTTTATCCGCCAGCGCAGTGGCATGCCTACGGCGTCTGTTACGGCGAGGATATCGAAACCGGTTGCTGCAGAGCGCGCCAGGGAACGTATGCGGCTGCGTTCATTTTCTTGCGCGAGTAGGGCGTAAGCGGCGGCGGAATCCGGGTTTAGGGCATTGTGATCCAGTGCAAAGAACAGCTGCTGTAATGGATCGGGCGAGTTGTTGTGGTAGGTCACTTCAGCGCTGGCGGTGATTCGGTTATCCGCTGGGTCAAGCTTCGCCGAGATTCGGTAGTCCACCTGTTGCTGCCAGTAATTTGGCGACGGAAGGCCATTGGCAGTGCGGTAGGCGCCGAGGCCCAGCTCAACCTGCGTCAACCTGCGGAACGGGTCGTCTGCATGCACCGGCATGCCTGTCATGAGGAGTGTAGTGATGCCGATCCATTGCATTCTAGTAAGTGTCCGCAGGGAGCTGGGATTCATGCTGGCGCCACCAGTGCAGAGTTTGTTTCTATGCGACGCCGCTCGGTAAGCAGCC
This Microbulbifer sp. Q7 DNA region includes the following protein-coding sequences:
- a CDS encoding M1 family metallopeptidase — its product is MQWIGITTLLMTGMPVHADDPFRRLTQVELGLGAYRTANGLPSPNYWQQQVDYRISAKLDPADNRITASAEVTYHNNSPDPLQQLFFALDHNALNPDSAAAYALLAQENERSRIRSLARSAATGFDILAVTDAVGMPLRWRINDTHLQVFLPHELSPDSRKSLKIEWALSLHDKVATGARSGYERLDDGAPIYVAAQWFPRAVAYTDYAGWQLKPFLQQGEFSTEFGNYKVNISVPANYVVAASGSLQNASAVLTREQLARWKGISPTATHIVSHSQAQQQRSEHSQEFVRWEFSGDDLRDFAFSTSPAFLWQVKRDARGRRLQQFYPREAAPLWEQFGLAAINHTLTTFDAALFPLNATDISIVNAAGFGMEYPGLATIATRPERSAFNGELPAWDKLTKYDFIGTVIHEVGHNYIPMRINTDEREWAWLDEGLVSFIEYRAEHSWEVNFDVIYGEPRSVAKYTSDAISQPVMSSADSLHRKIDNAYNKTASLLNVLRHLVLGADVFDPALADFAHHWQGKRPTPGDFFRAMETAAGTDLSWFWRSWFYQNHTIDLGIRQISLADQALPISRADLPAPDALAYTVGGIQDFVVDQLPELADPYTKKRSFASVSLPTAHEPHTGETVKWYTFEIVNHGEGLLPIPLALSFKDGSQRMLNVPAQTWMRAQDGRLALQLPYPGTLSGACIDPMWITPDTERNNNCVEVQTP
- a CDS encoding NlpC/P60 family protein, which gives rise to MNRLFPLLILAASFTLNGCEQATSPEAGATPVKSTTAHISPAASEPTATMAEKLVVEALPWENREYRVGTAEQCMNWTREILVAACGEHFATLETQNPWDKHLLGPDDELLPEHVDSLASDEFGQKIASIEALQPGDLVFLKNTYGDWAEGVLTHVGIALGGGRYIHRMTSNDGLVKITTIPAKDFDSGIRLKDSLCQI
- a CDS encoding N-acetylmuramoyl-L-alanine amidase; amino-acid sequence: MSNIIKQTLGRAALLATAASASLFNFGCVGTSAGLNHQSDAYKIEVVESQNASERVRFLVMHFTAIDFDTSLRVLTQPSSSPVSSHYLVPESDDPSYPHEDLRVYQLVDETRRAWHAGPSIWEDRSQLNDHSIGIEIVNKSHCHPPAESTPEAETEAVCFFPDFDPKQMELVIALSKDILARYPDITPTRVVGHGDIIPQWKIDPGPKFPWQQLAEAGIGAWYDDATVKRHLDFLNGNTTSDRDSVRLRFAQWLNDYGYGIDPENATDAEITLYTRAFQYHFRPWKVDGEVDNHSRAILLALLEKYFPQKLSGYPDINQAVLAAKDV